A genome region from Trichoderma asperellum chromosome 7, complete sequence includes the following:
- a CDS encoding uncharacterized protein (EggNog:ENOG41), producing MAIVHSSGQYHMDLKPSNMLLNNDDDVVVIDWEQCGASPFFLAPEGNGLWDVEIVANSETGEVQGAEPTMAYRKFTGPLPDGCGTWPRRNIFPLWQRECPRALEAAEVYSVGRSLWAIFEQSDDVWVYESGHSEAKAVLWTHGSDSVPEAWKDFASRCMGLDPNKRPTFEQGERFWWQEWKQFEGNTK from the coding sequence ATGGCGATTGTGCATTCATCAGGGCAGTACCATATGGATTTGAAGCCAAGCAATATGCTTCTGAACAACGATGATGACGTGGTTGTGATTGACTGGGAGCAATGCGGCGCGTCTCCGTTCTTCCTCGCACCAGAAGGGAACGGCTTGTGGGACGTCGAGATTGTTGCAAACTCGGAAACGGGCGAGGTGCAGGGGGCAGAGCCTACGATGGCATATCGAAAGTTTACAGGCCCGCTACCTGATGGTTGTGGGACATGGCCAAGGCGGAATATATTCCCATTGTGGCAGCGCGAATGCCCAAGAGCGCTGGAGGCTGCAGAGGTCTACAGCGTAGGGCGGAGTTTATGGGCCATCTTTGAGCAGAGCGATGATGTGTGGGTTTACGAGAGTGGACATTCAGAGGCAAAGGCGGTATTATGGACTCATGGCAGCGACAGCGTGCCAGAAGCATGGAAGGATTTTGCGTCTCGATGCATGGGCCTAGATCCAAACAAGCGGCCAACATTCGAGCAGGGAGAGAGATTTTGGTGGCAGGAATGGAAGCAGTTTGAGGGGAATACGAAGTAG
- a CDS encoding uncharacterized protein (SECRETED:SignalP(1-18)~EggNog:ENOG41) codes for MRSYSFLLGLLAIPAALAADCYGSGNPGLPASDFQQVADQVCNVGPDASAQFGNNVIQAHYEGNAKIHCRDAFSNIISQCVGSRNGGQWTWNYNGVQELYYIQAITL; via the exons ATGCGCTCATATTCTTTCCTCTTGGGTCTTTTGGCCATTCCGGCTGCTCTTGCAGCGGATTGCTACGGCTCAGGAAACCCTGGCCTTCCTGCCTCTGACTTCCAGCAGGTGGCAGACCAGGTCTGCAATGTCGGACCGGACGCAAGCGCTCAATTTGGCAACAATGTCATCCAGGCTCATTATGAGGGAAACGCCAAGATCCATTGCCGT GATGCTTTCAGTAATATTATATCTCAGTGTGTAGGCTCACGCAATGGGGGCCAGTGGACGTGGAATTATAACGGTGTTCAGGAGCTTTACTACATACAGGCGATCACGCTTTAG
- a CDS encoding uncharacterized protein (EggNog:ENOG41) — protein sequence MAPIVIGSLCYHYLAVDVITPFDIIFTSTKQFMGGMRIYTPTVTDSIIAKAPEVTFQHIGLSRDPVDLTSGLTLKPSCTVDDCPELDILILGGPNPGPFTLDPRYAEFIRRHVASGKALFTNCTGSFVAAMTGVLDGKSATGNHLEYEWVKHKYPKVNWTKEKKWVVDGNIWTAAGPMAGVDMILHWLRENHGEEVYTWAALNLDYEPRDADGVNVIPFRYDENGKRLFTHVHRYHDSY from the coding sequence ATGGCTCCTATTGTTATCGGTTCTCTCTGCTACCACTATCTAGCTGTCGATGTCATTACCCCATTTGACATAATCTTTACTAGTACCAAGCAGTTCATGGGCGGCATGAGAATATATACGCCAACTGTCACCGACTCAATAATCGCAAAGGCCCCAGAGGTTACCTTCCAGCACATTGGCCTTTCCCGCGATCCCGTGGATCTGACCTCCGGCCTTACTCTGAAACCCTCATGCACTGTCGATGACTGCCCAGAGCTAGATATCCTCATCCTTGGAGGCCCAAATCCCGGACCTTTCACCCTTGATCCGAGATATGCCGAATTCATTCGTCGCCACGTTGCTTCGGGAAAGGCTCTGTTCACCAACTGCACCGGATCCTTCGTTGCCGCCATGACTGGCGTATTAGACGGCAAAAGCGCCACCGGCAACCACCTCGAGTATGAATGGGTGAAGCACAAGTATCCCAAGGTGAACtggacaaaggaaaaaaagtggGTTGTCGACGGAAACATATGGACGGCAGCGGGTCCTATGGCGGGAGTGGACATGATTCTTCACTGGCTCCGGGAAAACCATGGGGAGGAGGTGTATACTTGGGCGGCATTGAATCTCGACTATGAGCCCCGAGATGCAGATGGAGTGAATGTGATTCCATTCCGCTATGATGAAAATGGAAAGCGGTTATTTACTCACGTCCATCGCTATCACGACTCTTATTAA
- a CDS encoding uncharacterized protein (EggNog:ENOG41~SECRETED:SignalP(1-19)) — translation MHFSTTSFLAVLTASLASAQQMQINYYSDQCSSYLGSVEVTWATNLYAGPPNCYNYQYGAFANIANCWAGGCVCDFYQGSNCGGERLIEQAFGGGNCVQVDGAQSFACYYGM, via the coding sequence ATGCACTTTTCAACTACCTCATTTCTCGCGGTTCTCACCGCATCACTTGCTTCTGCGCAACAAATGCAGATCAATTATTATAGCGATCAGTGCAGCAGCTATCTCGGTTCAGTCGAGGTGACTTGGGCAACCAACTTATATGCTGGGCCTCCGAACTGCTACAACTATCAATATGGTGCCTTTGCGAACATTGCCAATTGCTGGGCAGGTGGCTGCGTGTGCGACTTTTACCAAGGATCGAATTGTGGTGGCGAGAGGCTGATTGAGCAAGCTTTTGGGGGAGGTAACTGTGTTCAAGTTGATGGAGCCCAGTCATTTGCATGCTATTATGGCATGTAA
- a CDS encoding uncharacterized protein (EggNog:ENOG41~antiSMASH:Cluster_7.8), with protein sequence MARAEKRCNGCWTCRLRRKRCDERRPECANCIGLQITCHYGMRRPTWFDGAKRQEAMAAQIKSQIKEQAGYRRERHHASTGAARFAKEARTRGHNFINLIPKNDPSNGKIQSHNDATNGVIPQDTVVDSSKCKIPDTAPEFSFANKFDRPGPDPDMLFYGEDYDMDFLMKYLDNVFPLIFPFYKTPLLGPGRGWIFSFLSQSKVAFQSVLGISSYIFTVALSEAYSGEEHKLCKTVVWSRLVRQANMCFDMLQQDIQELNNQGEQANLLDKVRVMESIVQFLTFEVALGRSANWDNHLSPTIALFLDILQNHTRKTSVSMLLDILSKINQRPLYALKEGYYVWDNRQECFRFFTGLLLFIDVVASTSLERPPQLLEYHLQLLSNGDDGNYGKGEATIRLSNLIGCRNWAIHVIAEISVLDAWKKENMRKGVEYGTRLIERANHINRMLEDGDSRMGGDGAAPTVNSTKIWGCAARIYLSVVTSGWLPLLPEVRSSVSHALQLLQTMAGSSQLGALAWPLCVVGCMADHTQEQAFRNLFAELDKPTLIGTLDEALRVMESVWRIRGSMNSEVWDIQACLNILGTPALLA encoded by the exons atggctCGCGCGGAAAAGAGATGCAATGGTTGTTGGACGTGTCGACTTCGTCGCAAAAGGTGCGACGAAAGGCGGCCGGAATGCGCCAATTGCATTGGGTTGCAAATTACCTGCCACTACGGAATGCGGAGACCTACTTGGTTCGATGGGGCTAAAAGGCAAGAGGCCATGGCCGCCCAAATCAAATCTCAGATCAAGGAGCAAGCCGGCTATCGGCGAGAGAGGCATCATGCTTCGACAGGGGCGGCAAGATTTGCAAAAGAAGCCCGGACCAGAGGCCACAATTTCATCAATCTCATCCCGAAAAATGACCCCTCCAATGGGAAAATACAATCTCATAATGATGCGACGAATGGGGTGATTCCACAAGATACTGTAGTGGATTCAAGCAAATGCAAAATACCCGACACTGCACCAGAATTCAGCTTTGCAAACAAATTTGATCGGCCTGGACCTGACCCCGATATGCTCTTTTACGGAGAAGACTATGACATGGATTTTCTCATGAAATACCTGGATAATGTATTTCCGTTGATCTTTCCATTTTACAAAACTCCTCTACTTGGCCCTGGGCGTGGCTGGatcttttcatttctctcgCAGAGCAAAGTCGCTTTCCAATCAGTACTGGGTATTAGCTCTTACATTTTCACAGTTGCGTTAAGTGAAGCATACTCTGGAGAAGAACATAAACTGTGCAAGACAGTAGTCTGGTCTCGGCTCGTCCGACAGGCAAACATGTGTTTCGACATGTTGCAACAGGATATACAGGAGCTGAATAATCAGGGCGAGCAAGCGAACTTGTTGGATAAAGTGCGAGTCATGGAGAGCATTGTTCAGTTTCTTACTTTTGAGGTAGCGCTGGGTAGATCGGCGAACTGGGACAACCATCTATCGCCCACCATCGCTCTCTTCCTAGACATACTGCAGAACCACACTAGGAAAACCTCTGTATCAATGCTACTCGACATTTTGAGTAAGATCAACCAACGTCCGCTATATGCCCTTAAGGAAGGGTATTACGTCTGGGACAACAGACAAGAATGCTTTCGGTTTTTTAccggccttcttctctttatcGACGTTGTGGCGAGCACCTCTCTTGAGCGACCACCACAGTTACTCGAGTACCATCTACAGCTTCTTTccaatggcgatgatggaaaTTATGGTAAGGGCGAGGCTACTATCCGGCTATCGAACCTTATCGGCTGTCGCAATTGGGCTATACATGTGATCGCAGAGATATCGGTACTAGATGcctggaagaaagagaacaTGAGAAAGGGCGTCGAGTACGGGACAAGGCTTATTGAGCGCGCCAACCACATTAATCGGATGCTTGAGGATGGTGATTCACGGATGGGCGGTGATGGTGCGGCTCCTACAG TAAACTCTACAAAGATTTGGGGCTGCGCGGCGAGAATATACCTCAGCGTCGTGACCTCCGGCTGGCTGCCATTGTTACCAGAGGTGCGGTCTAGTGTATCGCACGCACTTCAACTACTGCAGACAATGGCTGGTTCCTCTCAATTGGGGGCGTTGGCCTGGCCGCTCTGCGTCGTCGGCTGTATGGCTGATCACACGCAGGAACAGGCCTTTCGAAATCTTTTCGCCGAGTTGGACAAGCCAACGCTGATTGGGACATTAGACGAAGCACTACGTGTCATGGAAAGCGTATGGCGGATTCGAGGATCCATGAACAGTGAAGTATGGGATATACAAGCATGCTTGAATATTCTCGGTACGCCAGCTCTATTGGCTTAG
- a CDS encoding uncharacterized protein (EggNog:ENOG41~antiSMASH:Cluster_7.8), with protein sequence MSTTIAIAGGTGNIGKAISDAIVAAAKYKVIVLAREAPKNWSPSAPTVIKVDYDDINAVTNILEKHNVHTVISTISVITPESGAAERNLIKSAAKAASTKRFIQNDWGVLAPSENSLQLPQHQVRLASMEQLRQTDLEWTRFHVGYFLDYYGMPHIETYLPAPFAFVFDIPNKMAAIPGTGNDLISFTYTRDVAKFVVKALDLPKWEEETFCYGDKVTWNQVLKLAEEATGSKFNVIYEDVEKLEKGEVTELPSHATAYAFFPKPLLQTYFSKFGLYIIAGLFDMPADKSLNKIFPEVKTTTVKEVLDLWKGK encoded by the exons ATGTCTACCACAATTGCAATCGCTGGCGGCACCGGCAACATTGGCAAAGCCATCAGCGACGCCATAGTCGCTGCGGCAAAGTACAAAGTCATTGTGCTTGCTCGTGAG GCCCCTAAAAACTGGTCTCCGAGCGCCCCCACGGTCATCAAGGTCGACTACGATGATATCAATGCAGTAACCAACATACTAGAGAAACACAATGTCCATACAGTGATTTCTACCATCAGCGTTATAACGCCTGAGTCTGGAGCGGCTGAACGCAATCTCATAAAGTCAGCTGCGAAGGCAGCATCAACGAAACGGTTTATTCAGAATGACTGGGGTGTACTCGCACCTTCGGAGAA CAGCCTACAGTTGCCACAACATCAGGTACGTCTCGCCTCGATGGAGCAGCTCCGCCAAACGGATCTTGAATGGACACGATTCCACGTAGGCTATTTCCTCGACTACTATGGGATGCCGCACATAGAGACTTATCTTCCGGCGCCATTCGCTTTTGTCTTTGATATTCCCAACAAAATGGCAGCTATTCCAGGCACAGGCAATGATTTGATCTCGTTTACATATACGCGAGATGTAGCCAAATTCGTTGTTAAGGCACTCGATTTGCCCaaatgggaagaagaaacgtTTTGTTACGGTGATAAAGTGACATGGAATCAGGTTTTGAAgctggctgaagaagcaACCG GATCCAAGTTCAATGTTATCTACGAGGACGTGGAGAAGCTTGAGAAGGGTGAGGTCACTGAACTGCCATCTCATGCCACGGCGTACGCATTTTTCCCAAAGCCACTTCTGCAGACTTATTTCTCCAAATTTGGCTTATACATTATTGCCGGCTTATTTGATATGCCAGCGGACAAATCTCTCAACAAGATATTTCCAGAGGTCAAAACAACCACGGTGAAGGAAGTTCTGGATCTCTGGAAGGGAAAATAG